GCATGCTGTTTGCGCTCGGTGCCTATTTGCTTTGGGGTATGGCCCCGGTCTATTTCAAACTGCTCCATCAGATACCAGCCATCGAAATTCTCAGTCACCGTATCTTCTGGTCATTCGTTTTCATGGTGTTGCTGCTCAGTCTGAGCCGCAAATGGGGTGTGGTGCGGCAAGCCTGCCGCCGCCCGCGTCAGTTGCTGTTGCTGGCGTTAACCGCTGCGCTGGTCGGCTGTAACTGGCTGGTATATATCTGGGCGGTGAACCATAACCATATGCTCGAATCGAGCCTGGGTTATTTCATTAACCCGCTGGTGAATATTCTGCTGGGAATGCTGTTTCTCGGCGAACGTTTTCGCCCGATGCAGTGGCTGGCGGTAATATTAGCCGTGTGCGGCGTGCTGGTTCAGTTGTGGACGCTCGGCTCGCTGCCGGTCATCGCCCTCACGCTGGCATTCAGCTTTGGGTTTTATGGCCTGCTGCGCAAAAAAATCGCCATCGACGGGCAGACCGGTATGTTATTTGAAACGCTGTGGCTGCTGCCTGCGGCGCTGATTTATCTGGTGTGGCTGGCGGACTCGCCCAGCAGCAACCTCAGCACTAACCCGATGTCGCTTAACCTGTTACTGATGGTATCCGGTATCGTCACCACCGTCCCGCTGTTGTTCTTCACTGCGGCGGCCGTAAGATTAAGGCTCTCCACACTGGGTTTCTTTCAGTATCTGGCCCCCACGCTGACCTTTTTGCTGGCGGTGCTGGTTTACGGTGAAACCATCACGCCAGACCGGCTGATCACCTTCGCCTTTATCTGGCTGGGGCTGCTGGTTTTCACCCTGGATGCGCTCTATACCCAGCGGCGCTTACGCCGCAGCCACCGTCGCGTGGCGTGAAATATAGCGCGACAGCATCGGGCTGAAAATCAGGGTGGAGAGCAAGCGCAAGGTCTGCATGGCGATGACAAACGCAATATCCACCCGGCTGCCCGCGGCAATAATCGCTATCGAGTCCAGCCCGCCGGGGCTGGTCGCCAGATAGGCCGTCAGCATATCGACGGACAGCAGATGGGTCAGCATCAATGCCATGCCGCCACAGAGCAACATCAGCACCACAATCGAGGCCATCATTTTCGGCAAAGTGCGCAGCGCCAGCAAAAACACCGGACGGGTAAACGCCAGCCCGACACTCCAGCCAATCAGCGCGTACGCCAGCGCCAGCAGCCATTCTGGGGTTTGCAGCGTTAATGTGCCGCTGGAGTGCAGCATGGCACCGACTATCATCGGCCCCAGTAGCTGACCGGAAGGAATGCGCAAGCGGCGGCCAAGCCAGGCGGCGCTGAATGCCACCACCAGCGTGGCCGGGAAATGCCAGTCCAGCGCCGGAAACCAGCTGCCCAGCACACTGTTTGCCTGTGCGCTACTGCCAAGACCGGCGCGGGCGACAACGGCGGCGTCGGCCGTTACCATCAACACTCGCAGGTATTGCATAAACGCCACCAGCCGCACATCTGCGCCAAAATCCGCCGCCATCGCCACCATAGCAGATGCGCCGCCCGGCGATGCGCCCCAGGTACCGGTGGTGCCGGGCAGCTCGCTATAGCGCATCAACAACCAACCGGATAACCCGCTGGCCACCAGGGTTGAGATCAAGACAAACACCACCAGCGGCCACTCTCTGACCAGCGGCGTCAGGATCGATAACGACAGACTTTGTGCCACCAGGCAACCGAGCACGGCATTACTGGCATAAAACAGCGGGCGAGGCACGCGGATCGTCGCCCCTTTCAGCCCCATCGTCACGCCAACCAGCATCGGCCCCAGTAACAACGCAGCAGGTACATGGTAGATCTGTAAAACCCAGCCGAGCAGTAACGAGACGGCCAGCAATACGCACCACTGTTTGGGGATGGCGTGCTTTGATATGGATACAGATTGTTCGGATCCGGAAGGTGGCCTCGCGCCAGTAAACCTCGCCATGACTGACACCTGTCACAACAGAAAATACAGAACAACGATTCTAGCGCGGATGTTCACCACGCTGGCAGCTATCTGTGCCAAAGCTGTTCGTTATCAAAAAATACCGGTTATCAAAAGGCTGCGTACAGCCAGACGGCAGGCCCGTCAGTCTCGAAGACCACGGGCTGCCTGAACGATAGGAGTGAGGAGCGCGTTACAGCCAGTTACGGCGTTTGAAGTAGAGATAAGGAGCCAGACCAGCCAGCAACATCAATAACATCGCCCCCGGGTAGCCATACGCCCATTTCAGCTCTGGCATAAACTCAAAGTTCATCCCGTAGCTGGAAGCCACCAGCGTGGGCGGCAGGAACACCACCGACACCACCGAGAAAATTTTGATGATGCGGTTCTGCTCAATATTGATAAAGCCCATCGCCGCCTGCATCAGAAAGTTCACTTTCTGGAACAGGGATTCGTTATGCGGCAACAGAGACTCGATATCGCGCAGGATCTCACGCGCCTGCTCAAGCTGGCCGCTCGGCAAACGGGCGCGGCGCACCAAAAAGTTGAGCGCACGCTGGGTATCCATCAAGCACAAGCGCACCTTCCAGCCAATATCCTCAAGCTCTGCCAGCGTCGAGAGCGCATCGTCGTACTCATCGCCCTGACGGCCATCCATGATGACACGGCTCAACGACTCTAAATCGCTGTAGATATTTTCAATTTCGTCCGCCAACTGCTCGATTTTAGTCTCAAACAGATCTAACAGCAGTTCATAGGCATTGCCGTCTACCAGCGTCTGCAAACGGGCGCGCATGCGGTAGAGGCGAAACGCAGGCAGCTCACGCTCACGCAGGGTATACAGGCGGCCATCACGAATAGTGAACGCAACCGTTGAGTTACCGGCGTGGTCATCGGCGTCTTCGTAAAAGAAAAAGGAGTGAATATGCAGGCCGTCTTCATCTTCAAAAAAACGTGCCGAGGCTTCGATATCTTCCAGCTCAGGACGGGTAGCCAGACTTTGGCCGAGTTGCTGTTGCACCCGCTCTCGCTCTTCGGTTTCCGGTTCCACCAAATCCACCCATAACGAGGTGGTCAGGTCATCATCGTCATCCAGCTCCAGACGAGCCAGACGACAGTTATCGAGTTTGAATGCGCTCAGCATAGGCCATGCTCCCAATATGTAACTAAAGAGGGACCAGACGCGATTGAAACACAGAAACAGGATGAAGAGTCACCATCAGGTTTCAGGCCATGAGACGGTGCTGACTCGATGCGACAAAACGGTATCGCTGACAACCACTAAGGCTATCAGCACGAGGGAAGATAGCCTTAGAAGTGGAACCTAATCAGTAGGTTAGTGAGCCAGTATCGACTGGGTGTGTCCAAGGCGTGGGTCCTCCGGGAATAATGATGGGCGCATGTTACGCCGAGATGAAAAAGGCTGTCAACAGACAAACAGATGATTAGTCTGTGTCCAGCCGTTACAGTAGGTAAACAGTGGCAACGCCACGTCAGGCACAGCAATTCAAGCGGTTATACCGCCTCCAGACGCGCATAGGCGGCCACCAGCCATTTAATGCCCTGCCCGGCAAACGCCACCTGAATGCGGCAATGTTCGCCACTGCCTTCAACGTTAACGATAGTGCCCTCGCCGAACTTGGCATGGCGCACCCGCTGCCCCAGTGTATAGCCGCTGTCGCTCTGGCTGACCGGCGTCCCCAACCGCTGATGATTGACCGGGCGCGACACGCTGGCACGCAAGCGCACTTCCTCGACGCACCCGACCGGCAGTTCACCGACAAACCGCGACGGGCGGTGATAGACTTCCTTGCCGTAAAGGCGGCGACTTTCGGCATACGTCAACGTCAGCTTTTGCATCGCGCGCGTCACCCCGACATACGCCAGACGGCGCTCCTCTTCCAGACGCCCGCCCTCATCCAGCGACATCTGGCTTGGGAACATGCCTTCTTCCATCCCGACGATAAAGACCTGCGGAAACTCCAGCCCTTTGGCCGAGTGCAGCGTCATCAGTTGCACCGCATCCTGATAGGCATCAGCCTGGCCTTCGCCCGCCTCAAGCGCCGCGTGGGACAAAAACGCCTGTAGCGGCGGTAAGTCCTGATCGTCGTCCTGATAACTGAATTGACGGGTCGCCGTGACCAGCTCTTCCAGGTTTTCCACCCGCGTCTGGCCTTTTTCGCCTTTCTCCTGCTCGTACATACTCCACAAGCCGGAATCACGGATCACCCGGTCGGTTTGCACATGCAGCGGCAATTCCGCCGTATCGCTGGCGAGCGCATCCACCAGTTCCAGAAAACGTTGCAACGCCGCCGCTGCGCGCCCGGCCAGCGCTTTTTCCTGTAGCAAGGTGCGCGTGGCTTGCCACAGCGTCAACTGGCGATCGCGTGCTGTCTGGCGCACCACATCCAGCGTGCGATCGCCAATGCCGCGCGTCGGCGTATTGACCACCCGCTCGAACGCGGCATCATCATTACGGTTCGTCATCAGACGCAGATAAGACAACGCATCTTTAATTTCCTGACGCTCAAAAAAGCGCATGCCGCCATAAATCCGGTACGGCAGGCTTTGTTGCAGCAACGCCTCTTCCAGCACACGCGACTGGGCGTTGCTGCGATAGAGAATGGCGCACTCACTGAGCGCACCGCCGGTTTCCTGCCAGACTTTAATCCGGTTTACCACGAAGCGCGCTTCGTCGAGTTCGTTAAACGCGCAATAGAGCGAAATCGGCTCGCCGTCGATGCCGTCAGTCCACAGGTTTTTGCCCAGCCTGTCGCCATTATGAGCAATCAGCGCGTTGGCCGCGTTGAGGATAGTGGCCGTCGAGCGGTAGTTTTGCTCCAGCCGAATGGTCGTAACCTGCGAGAAATCGCGCAGAAAGTGCTGGATGTTTTCTACCTGTGCCCCGCGCCAGCCGTAAATCGACTGGTCGTCATCGCCGACTATCATCACCCGGGCGCTGTCGCCCGCCAGCAGGCGCACCCAGGCATACTGAATGCGGTTGGTGTCCTGAAATTCGTCCACCAAAATGTTGTGAAAGCGATCGCGGTAGTGTTGCAGGATGTGCGGCTTGTTGAGCCACAGCTCATGGGCGCGCAGCAGCAGTTCGGCAAAATCCACCAGCCCGGCGCGATCGCACGCCTCCTGATACGCCTGATAAATGCGCAGCCAGGTCTGCTCAACCGGGTTGCCATAGCTCTCAATGCTGGCAGGCCGTAGCCCCTCATCCTTTTTGCCGTTGATGTACCACATCGCCTGCCGGGGCGGCCACTGCTTCTCATCGAGATTCAGCGCTTTGACAAGCCGTTTCAGCAGCCGGAGCTGATCTTCACTATCAAGGATCTGGAAGTCCTGCGGCAGCCCGGCATCCAGATGGTGCGCGCGCAACAGGCGGTGCGCCAGCCCGTGGAA
This sequence is a window from Dickeya aquatica. Protein-coding genes within it:
- the rarD gene encoding EamA family transporter RarD; translated protein: MRVSSQRQGMLFALGAYLLWGMAPVYFKLLHQIPAIEILSHRIFWSFVFMVLLLSLSRKWGVVRQACRRPRQLLLLALTAALVGCNWLVYIWAVNHNHMLESSLGYFINPLVNILLGMLFLGERFRPMQWLAVILAVCGVLVQLWTLGSLPVIALTLAFSFGFYGLLRKKIAIDGQTGMLFETLWLLPAALIYLVWLADSPSSNLSTNPMSLNLLLMVSGIVTTVPLLFFTAAAVRLRLSTLGFFQYLAPTLTFLLAVLVYGETITPDRLITFAFIWLGLLVFTLDALYTQRRLRRSHRRVA
- a CDS encoding AbrB family transcriptional regulator, with the protein product MARFTGARPPSGSEQSVSISKHAIPKQWCVLLAVSLLLGWVLQIYHVPAALLLGPMLVGVTMGLKGATIRVPRPLFYASNAVLGCLVAQSLSLSILTPLVREWPLVVFVLISTLVASGLSGWLLMRYSELPGTTGTWGASPGGASAMVAMAADFGADVRLVAFMQYLRVLMVTADAAVVARAGLGSSAQANSVLGSWFPALDWHFPATLVVAFSAAWLGRRLRIPSGQLLGPMIVGAMLHSSGTLTLQTPEWLLALAYALIGWSVGLAFTRPVFLLALRTLPKMMASIVVLMLLCGGMALMLTHLLSVDMLTAYLATSPGGLDSIAIIAAGSRVDIAFVIAMQTLRLLSTLIFSPMLSRYISRHATVAAA
- the corA gene encoding magnesium/cobalt transporter CorA, giving the protein MLSAFKLDNCRLARLELDDDDDLTTSLWVDLVEPETEERERVQQQLGQSLATRPELEDIEASARFFEDEDGLHIHSFFFYEDADDHAGNSTVAFTIRDGRLYTLRERELPAFRLYRMRARLQTLVDGNAYELLLDLFETKIEQLADEIENIYSDLESLSRVIMDGRQGDEYDDALSTLAELEDIGWKVRLCLMDTQRALNFLVRRARLPSGQLEQAREILRDIESLLPHNESLFQKVNFLMQAAMGFINIEQNRIIKIFSVVSVVFLPPTLVASSYGMNFEFMPELKWAYGYPGAMLLMLLAGLAPYLYFKRRNWL
- the uvrD gene encoding DNA helicase II, with translation MDVSDLLDSLNDKQRDAVAAARSNMLVLAGAGSGKTRVLVHRIAWLLTVENCSPYSIMAVTFTNKAAAEMRHRIDQLIGSSQGGMWIGTFHGLAHRLLRAHHLDAGLPQDFQILDSEDQLRLLKRLVKALNLDEKQWPPRQAMWYINGKKDEGLRPASIESYGNPVEQTWLRIYQAYQEACDRAGLVDFAELLLRAHELWLNKPHILQHYRDRFHNILVDEFQDTNRIQYAWVRLLAGDSARVMIVGDDDQSIYGWRGAQVENIQHFLRDFSQVTTIRLEQNYRSTATILNAANALIAHNGDRLGKNLWTDGIDGEPISLYCAFNELDEARFVVNRIKVWQETGGALSECAILYRSNAQSRVLEEALLQQSLPYRIYGGMRFFERQEIKDALSYLRLMTNRNDDAAFERVVNTPTRGIGDRTLDVVRQTARDRQLTLWQATRTLLQEKALAGRAAAALQRFLELVDALASDTAELPLHVQTDRVIRDSGLWSMYEQEKGEKGQTRVENLEELVTATRQFSYQDDDQDLPPLQAFLSHAALEAGEGQADAYQDAVQLMTLHSAKGLEFPQVFIVGMEEGMFPSQMSLDEGGRLEEERRLAYVGVTRAMQKLTLTYAESRRLYGKEVYHRPSRFVGELPVGCVEEVRLRASVSRPVNHQRLGTPVSQSDSGYTLGQRVRHAKFGEGTIVNVEGSGEHCRIQVAFAGQGIKWLVAAYARLEAV